The Triticum aestivum cultivar Chinese Spring chromosome 7B, IWGSC CS RefSeq v2.1, whole genome shotgun sequence genome window below encodes:
- the LOC123156628 gene encoding phosphatidylinositol/phosphatidylcholine transfer protein SFH6 isoform X1: MYVTPLLLPSLIHQKSGILRFFFFLRARRFLWFLGSASARGEERHSNAGSELVSKKLNLEEKMSVIHADDIEISLCDGNSEDERRRRKIGSLRRKAIHALKKRGRRRVDFRFPPAISIEDVRDAEEERAVSAFRERLAAHGLLPDKHDDYHMMLRFLKARKFDAEKAMQMWADMLRWRKEFGADTILEDFEFDELDEVLCYYPQGYHGVDREGRPVYIERLGKVDPNKLMQITSVDRYIKYHVQEFERAFREKFPACTLAAKRHIDSTTTILDVQGVGLKNFSKTARELVHRMQKIDSDYYPETLHQMFVVNAGSGFKLIWNSVKGFLDPKTSSKIHVLGSNYQSRLLEVIDPSELPEFLGGSCTCIDKGGCLGSNKGPWNDPYILKLIHNLEAGSVRDIKPVSEGEERSDSSLRLEQLKWQGMMSDTSNAESGSDIDDFGSSFIPKGAEYGCLTPVHEEVKGIDSTYYVCYEQSSLETSLETGRRLRRTTETVPKLLADNRQFSINGSPRDLGSNAGKLDGSIVRWGFENLVKVVTALIKLFSFFKLFISSRALRRLENARPSTVPVPAAEKPQPRTVSADEMSACLQRIENLESVCNHLASKPPEMPKDKEQQLLNSFERIRSIEADLERTKRALHATVAKQNSLAESLEAVQESSRVKRRLFCS, translated from the exons ATGTATGTGACTCCCCTGCTCCTTCCGTCCCTCATCCATCAGAAATCTGGAAtcctccgcttcttcttcttcctccgtgcgcGTCGTTTCCTTTGGTTTCTTGGATCTGCCTCGGCGAGGGGAGAAG AGCGCCATTCCAACGCGGGCTCCGAGCTGGTGTCCAAGAAGTTGAATTTGGAGGAGAAAATGTCGG TGATCCATGCCGACGACATCGAGATATCGCTGTGCGACGGCAACTCGGAGGACGAGCGCCGCCGCCGGAAGATAGGGTCGCTGCGCCGCAAGGCCATCCACGCGCTCAAGAAGCGCGGCAGGCGTCGCGTCGACTTCCGCTTCCCGCCGGCCATCTCCATCGAGGACGTCCGCGACGCCGAGGAGGAGCGCGCCGTCTCCGCCTTCCGTGAGCGTCTGGCCGCGCACGGCCTCCTGCCCGACAAGCACGACGACTACCACATGATGCTAAG GTTCTTGAAGGCTAGGAAGTTCGACGCCGAGAAGGCAATGCAGATGTGGGCAGACATGCTGCGATGGAGGAAAGAGTTTGGGGCCGACACAATACTTGAG GATTTTGAGTTTGATGAGCTGGATGAGGTGCTGTGCTACTACCCTCAGGGCTACCATGGCGTCGACCGTGAAGGCCGACCCGTGTACATCGAGAGGCTCGGCAAGGTCGACCCTAACAAGCTCATGCAGATCACCTCTGTGGACAGGTACATCAAGTACCATGTGCAGGAGTTTGAGAGGGCCTTCAGAGAGAAGTTCCCTGCCTGCACATTGGCTGCCAAGAGGCACAttgactccaccaccaccatcttGGATGTCCAGGGTGTG GGTTTAAAGAATTTCTCCAAGACTGCTAGGGAGCTAGTACATCGCATGCAGAAGATAGACAGCGACTATTATCCTGAG ACGTTGCATCAAATGTTTGTTGTAAATGCGGGCAGTGGGTTCAAGTTGATCTGGAACAGTGTGAAGGGCTTCCTTGACCCAAAAACTTCATCCAAGATTCAT GTTCTTGGTTCGAATTACCAGAGTCGACTTCTTGAAGTAATTGACCCAAG TGAGTTGCCAGAGTTTCTTGGTGGTTCATGCACCTGCATTGACAAAGGAGGTTGTCTTGGGTCTAACAAAGGGCCATGGAATGATCCTTATATCTTGAAG CTGATACACAATCTGGAGGCTGGTTCTGTGAGGGATATCAAGCCAGTTTCTGAAGGCGAAGAAAGAAGCGATTCTTCTCTTCGACTGGAACAGTTGAAG TGGCAAGGCATGATGAGTGACACATCAAACGCTGAATCAGGGTCGGATATTGATGACTTTGGATCCTCATTTATTCCTAAAGGTGCTGAGTATGGCTGCCTCACTCCAGTCCATGAGGAA GTAAAGGGCATAGATTCAACTTACTATGTCTGTTACGAACAGAGTTCCCTGGAAACGTCTCTTGAAACTGGTAGGAGACTGCGGCGAACTACTGAAACTGTGCCAAAACTACTAGCTGATAACCGGCAATTTTCCATCAATGGAAGCCCTCGTGATTTAG GGAGCAATGCTGGCAAACTTGATGGTTCAATCGTCCGATGGGGCTTTGAAAATCTTGTTAAAGTTGTGACAGCCTTGATCAAGCTATTCTCCTTCTTCAAGCTTTTCATCTCTAGTAGAGCACTGAGGAGGCTTGAAAACGCCCGGCCTTCCACGGTGCCAGTCCCAGCTGCAGAGAAGCCGCAGCCCCGAACAGTCAGTGCTGATGAGATGAGTGCTTGCTTACAGCGCATTGAAAATCTTGAATCTGTGTGCAACCATCTTGCAAGCAAGCCACCAGAGATGCCCAAGGACAAGGAGCAACAGTTGCTAAACTCGTTCGAGCGCATCAGATCCATCGAGGCTGACCTGGAGAGGACCAAAAGA GCACTGCATGCGACGGTGGCGAAGCAGAATTCATTGGCGGAGAGTCTGGAAGCTGTACAGGAGTCGTCGAGAGTCAAG AGGAGGTTGTTCTGCTCATAG
- the LOC123156628 gene encoding phosphatidylinositol/phosphatidylcholine transfer protein SFH6 isoform X2 has translation MYVTPLLLPSLIHQKSGILRFFFFLRARRFLWFLGSASARGEERHSNAGSELVSKKLNLEEKMSVIHADDIEISLCDGNSEDERRRRKIGSLRRKAIHALKKRGRRRVDFRFPPAISIEDVRDAEEERAVSAFRERLAAHGLLPDKHDDYHMMLRFLKARKFDAEKAMQMWADMLRWRKEFGADTILEDFEFDELDEVLCYYPQGYHGVDREGRPVYIERLGKVDPNKLMQITSVDRYIKYHVQEFERAFREKFPACTLAAKRHIDSTTTILDVQGVGLKNFSKTARELVHRMQKIDSDYYPETLHQMFVVNAGSGFKLIWNSVKGFLDPKTSSKIHVLGSNYQSRLLEVIDPSELPEFLGGSCTCIDKGGCLGSNKGPWNDPYILKLIHNLEAGSVRDIKPVSEGEERSDSSLRLEQLKWQGMMSDTSNAESGSDIDDFGSSFIPKGAEYGCLTPVHEESSLETSLETGRRLRRTTETVPKLLADNRQFSINGSPRDLGSNAGKLDGSIVRWGFENLVKVVTALIKLFSFFKLFISSRALRRLENARPSTVPVPAAEKPQPRTVSADEMSACLQRIENLESVCNHLASKPPEMPKDKEQQLLNSFERIRSIEADLERTKRALHATVAKQNSLAESLEAVQESSRVKRRLFCS, from the exons ATGTATGTGACTCCCCTGCTCCTTCCGTCCCTCATCCATCAGAAATCTGGAAtcctccgcttcttcttcttcctccgtgcgcGTCGTTTCCTTTGGTTTCTTGGATCTGCCTCGGCGAGGGGAGAAG AGCGCCATTCCAACGCGGGCTCCGAGCTGGTGTCCAAGAAGTTGAATTTGGAGGAGAAAATGTCGG TGATCCATGCCGACGACATCGAGATATCGCTGTGCGACGGCAACTCGGAGGACGAGCGCCGCCGCCGGAAGATAGGGTCGCTGCGCCGCAAGGCCATCCACGCGCTCAAGAAGCGCGGCAGGCGTCGCGTCGACTTCCGCTTCCCGCCGGCCATCTCCATCGAGGACGTCCGCGACGCCGAGGAGGAGCGCGCCGTCTCCGCCTTCCGTGAGCGTCTGGCCGCGCACGGCCTCCTGCCCGACAAGCACGACGACTACCACATGATGCTAAG GTTCTTGAAGGCTAGGAAGTTCGACGCCGAGAAGGCAATGCAGATGTGGGCAGACATGCTGCGATGGAGGAAAGAGTTTGGGGCCGACACAATACTTGAG GATTTTGAGTTTGATGAGCTGGATGAGGTGCTGTGCTACTACCCTCAGGGCTACCATGGCGTCGACCGTGAAGGCCGACCCGTGTACATCGAGAGGCTCGGCAAGGTCGACCCTAACAAGCTCATGCAGATCACCTCTGTGGACAGGTACATCAAGTACCATGTGCAGGAGTTTGAGAGGGCCTTCAGAGAGAAGTTCCCTGCCTGCACATTGGCTGCCAAGAGGCACAttgactccaccaccaccatcttGGATGTCCAGGGTGTG GGTTTAAAGAATTTCTCCAAGACTGCTAGGGAGCTAGTACATCGCATGCAGAAGATAGACAGCGACTATTATCCTGAG ACGTTGCATCAAATGTTTGTTGTAAATGCGGGCAGTGGGTTCAAGTTGATCTGGAACAGTGTGAAGGGCTTCCTTGACCCAAAAACTTCATCCAAGATTCAT GTTCTTGGTTCGAATTACCAGAGTCGACTTCTTGAAGTAATTGACCCAAG TGAGTTGCCAGAGTTTCTTGGTGGTTCATGCACCTGCATTGACAAAGGAGGTTGTCTTGGGTCTAACAAAGGGCCATGGAATGATCCTTATATCTTGAAG CTGATACACAATCTGGAGGCTGGTTCTGTGAGGGATATCAAGCCAGTTTCTGAAGGCGAAGAAAGAAGCGATTCTTCTCTTCGACTGGAACAGTTGAAG TGGCAAGGCATGATGAGTGACACATCAAACGCTGAATCAGGGTCGGATATTGATGACTTTGGATCCTCATTTATTCCTAAAGGTGCTGAGTATGGCTGCCTCACTCCAGTCCATGAGGAA AGTTCCCTGGAAACGTCTCTTGAAACTGGTAGGAGACTGCGGCGAACTACTGAAACTGTGCCAAAACTACTAGCTGATAACCGGCAATTTTCCATCAATGGAAGCCCTCGTGATTTAG GGAGCAATGCTGGCAAACTTGATGGTTCAATCGTCCGATGGGGCTTTGAAAATCTTGTTAAAGTTGTGACAGCCTTGATCAAGCTATTCTCCTTCTTCAAGCTTTTCATCTCTAGTAGAGCACTGAGGAGGCTTGAAAACGCCCGGCCTTCCACGGTGCCAGTCCCAGCTGCAGAGAAGCCGCAGCCCCGAACAGTCAGTGCTGATGAGATGAGTGCTTGCTTACAGCGCATTGAAAATCTTGAATCTGTGTGCAACCATCTTGCAAGCAAGCCACCAGAGATGCCCAAGGACAAGGAGCAACAGTTGCTAAACTCGTTCGAGCGCATCAGATCCATCGAGGCTGACCTGGAGAGGACCAAAAGA GCACTGCATGCGACGGTGGCGAAGCAGAATTCATTGGCGGAGAGTCTGGAAGCTGTACAGGAGTCGTCGAGAGTCAAG AGGAGGTTGTTCTGCTCATAG
- the LOC123156628 gene encoding phosphatidylinositol/phosphatidylcholine transfer protein SFH8 isoform X3, producing MSVIHADDIEISLCDGNSEDERRRRKIGSLRRKAIHALKKRGRRRVDFRFPPAISIEDVRDAEEERAVSAFRERLAAHGLLPDKHDDYHMMLRFLKARKFDAEKAMQMWADMLRWRKEFGADTILEDFEFDELDEVLCYYPQGYHGVDREGRPVYIERLGKVDPNKLMQITSVDRYIKYHVQEFERAFREKFPACTLAAKRHIDSTTTILDVQGVGLKNFSKTARELVHRMQKIDSDYYPETLHQMFVVNAGSGFKLIWNSVKGFLDPKTSSKIHVLGSNYQSRLLEVIDPSELPEFLGGSCTCIDKGGCLGSNKGPWNDPYILKLIHNLEAGSVRDIKPVSEGEERSDSSLRLEQLKWQGMMSDTSNAESGSDIDDFGSSFIPKGAEYGCLTPVHEEVKGIDSTYYVCYEQSSLETSLETGRRLRRTTETVPKLLADNRQFSINGSPRDLGSNAGKLDGSIVRWGFENLVKVVTALIKLFSFFKLFISSRALRRLENARPSTVPVPAAEKPQPRTVSADEMSACLQRIENLESVCNHLASKPPEMPKDKEQQLLNSFERIRSIEADLERTKRALHATVAKQNSLAESLEAVQESSRVKRRLFCS from the exons ATGTCGG TGATCCATGCCGACGACATCGAGATATCGCTGTGCGACGGCAACTCGGAGGACGAGCGCCGCCGCCGGAAGATAGGGTCGCTGCGCCGCAAGGCCATCCACGCGCTCAAGAAGCGCGGCAGGCGTCGCGTCGACTTCCGCTTCCCGCCGGCCATCTCCATCGAGGACGTCCGCGACGCCGAGGAGGAGCGCGCCGTCTCCGCCTTCCGTGAGCGTCTGGCCGCGCACGGCCTCCTGCCCGACAAGCACGACGACTACCACATGATGCTAAG GTTCTTGAAGGCTAGGAAGTTCGACGCCGAGAAGGCAATGCAGATGTGGGCAGACATGCTGCGATGGAGGAAAGAGTTTGGGGCCGACACAATACTTGAG GATTTTGAGTTTGATGAGCTGGATGAGGTGCTGTGCTACTACCCTCAGGGCTACCATGGCGTCGACCGTGAAGGCCGACCCGTGTACATCGAGAGGCTCGGCAAGGTCGACCCTAACAAGCTCATGCAGATCACCTCTGTGGACAGGTACATCAAGTACCATGTGCAGGAGTTTGAGAGGGCCTTCAGAGAGAAGTTCCCTGCCTGCACATTGGCTGCCAAGAGGCACAttgactccaccaccaccatcttGGATGTCCAGGGTGTG GGTTTAAAGAATTTCTCCAAGACTGCTAGGGAGCTAGTACATCGCATGCAGAAGATAGACAGCGACTATTATCCTGAG ACGTTGCATCAAATGTTTGTTGTAAATGCGGGCAGTGGGTTCAAGTTGATCTGGAACAGTGTGAAGGGCTTCCTTGACCCAAAAACTTCATCCAAGATTCAT GTTCTTGGTTCGAATTACCAGAGTCGACTTCTTGAAGTAATTGACCCAAG TGAGTTGCCAGAGTTTCTTGGTGGTTCATGCACCTGCATTGACAAAGGAGGTTGTCTTGGGTCTAACAAAGGGCCATGGAATGATCCTTATATCTTGAAG CTGATACACAATCTGGAGGCTGGTTCTGTGAGGGATATCAAGCCAGTTTCTGAAGGCGAAGAAAGAAGCGATTCTTCTCTTCGACTGGAACAGTTGAAG TGGCAAGGCATGATGAGTGACACATCAAACGCTGAATCAGGGTCGGATATTGATGACTTTGGATCCTCATTTATTCCTAAAGGTGCTGAGTATGGCTGCCTCACTCCAGTCCATGAGGAA GTAAAGGGCATAGATTCAACTTACTATGTCTGTTACGAACAGAGTTCCCTGGAAACGTCTCTTGAAACTGGTAGGAGACTGCGGCGAACTACTGAAACTGTGCCAAAACTACTAGCTGATAACCGGCAATTTTCCATCAATGGAAGCCCTCGTGATTTAG GGAGCAATGCTGGCAAACTTGATGGTTCAATCGTCCGATGGGGCTTTGAAAATCTTGTTAAAGTTGTGACAGCCTTGATCAAGCTATTCTCCTTCTTCAAGCTTTTCATCTCTAGTAGAGCACTGAGGAGGCTTGAAAACGCCCGGCCTTCCACGGTGCCAGTCCCAGCTGCAGAGAAGCCGCAGCCCCGAACAGTCAGTGCTGATGAGATGAGTGCTTGCTTACAGCGCATTGAAAATCTTGAATCTGTGTGCAACCATCTTGCAAGCAAGCCACCAGAGATGCCCAAGGACAAGGAGCAACAGTTGCTAAACTCGTTCGAGCGCATCAGATCCATCGAGGCTGACCTGGAGAGGACCAAAAGA GCACTGCATGCGACGGTGGCGAAGCAGAATTCATTGGCGGAGAGTCTGGAAGCTGTACAGGAGTCGTCGAGAGTCAAG AGGAGGTTGTTCTGCTCATAG